One window of Pyrus communis chromosome 12, drPyrComm1.1, whole genome shotgun sequence genomic DNA carries:
- the LOC137711345 gene encoding abscisic acid receptor PYR1-like, which produces MEKGEGSMAEQDAAEETQHHLTLPSGLTQDEFDELKSFVNEFHKYHVGPGKCSSLLAQRVHAPPNTVWSLVRRFDQPQAYKHFIRSCKVKEGFEMTVGCTRDVNVISGLPAATSTERLDLLDEDRQVTGFSIIGGEHRLRNYRSVTTVNGFDRDGRISTVVLESYVVDVPEGNSEEDTRLFADTVVKLNLQKLASVTEGMAGDGGR; this is translated from the coding sequence ATGGAGAAAGGCGAGGGCTCAATGGCCGAGCAAGACGCGGCGGAGGAAACCCAGCACCACCTCACCCTCCCTTCCGGCTTGACTCAGGACGAGTTCGACGAGTTGAAGAGTTTCGTGAACGAGTTCCACAAGTATCACGTGGGCCCCGGAAAATGCTCTTCCCTACTCGCGCAACGCGTGCACGCGCCGCCCAACACCGTGTGGTCGTTGGTGCGGCGCTTTGACCAGCCCCAGGCCTACAAGCACTTCATCCGGAGCTGTAAAGTCAAGGAAGGGTTTGAAATGACCGTCGGGTGCACCAGGGACGTCAATGTTATCTCAGGGCTACCGGCTGCCACCAGCACCGAGCGCCTCGACTTACTCGACGAAGACCGCCAGGTCACCGGTTTCAGTATCATCGGGGGCGAGCACCGCCTCAGGAATTACCGGTCTGTCACTACCGTGAATGGGTTTGACCGTGACGGGAGGATCTCGACCGTTGTTTTGGAATCGTACGTCGTCGATGTACCCGAGGGGAATTCCGAGGAGGACACGCGTCTCTTCGCTGATACTGTTGTCAAGTTGAACCTCCAGAAGCTGGCGTCGGTGACGGAAGGGATGGCGGGTGACGGTGGGCGCTAA